A stretch of DNA from Bradyrhizobium algeriense:
ACTGCAACGCAGCGTTGAGGCGCTTGCAGGCCGGCTGGTGCACAAGCAGAATTTTCGCCGCCTGATCGAGCAGCAGCAACTCGTTGAGGAAACTGGCGCAATCGCCGCCGATACCGTCGGCCGCCCGGCCAAGCTGTTCCGGTTCCGCCACGGCGTGCTGGCGGAACGGGCGATCGTCGGAACCAAGCTCCCGCTATCGCGCACTTGACATCGGTTATGCTCAGGATAAGTATAAGCCAAGATATACTCAAGGAGAGTATAAATGGCCAGCCTCAGCTCCACTGCACTCGCCCGTTCCGCAAAGCTTTACGACCGGGTCAAACGGGTCATCCCGCCGCCTGAATGGGCGGTTTTCGCCGAGGACGTCGACGCCATCCTCGAACTGAAGCGAAGCCGCAACGCGGTCGTCCTCGCGCATAATTACCAGACGCCTGAAATCTTCCACGGCGTCGCCGACATCGTGGGCGACAGCCTGTTGCTGGCGCGCGAAGCCACCAAGGTCGATGCCGACATCATCGTGCTGGCAGGCGTGCACTTCATGGCTGAGACGGCCAAGCTGCTGAACCCGGAAAAGACCGTGCTGATCCCCGACCTCGCGGCGGGTTGTTCGCTGGCCGACTCCATCACGGCGCAGGACGTGCGGCTGATGCGGCAGCGCTATCCCGGCGTCCCCGTCGTCACCTATGTCAACACCTCGTCGGCGGTGAAGGCGGAGTCCGATATCTGCTGCACCTCGGGCAATGCGCTCAAGGTCGTGGAGTCGCTCGGCGTCGAGCGCGTGATCATGCTGCCGGATGAATATCTGGCGCAGAACATCGCCACGCAGACGAACGTCAAGATCATCGCATGGAAAGGCCATTGCGAGGTGCACGAGCTGTTCACGGCATCCGACGTTCAGCAATTGCGCGAAAATCATCCTGACGTAACCATCCTGGCGCATCCGGAGTGCCCGCCCGAAGTGGTCGCGGAAGCCGATTTCTCTGGCTCGACGGCCGCGATGTCCGATTTTGTCGGCAAGCAGCGCCCGCCCAGGGTGGTGCTGCTGACGGAATGCTCGATGAGCGACAACGTTTCGGTGCTCCACCCCGACGTGGAGTTCATCCGGCCCTGCAATCTGTGCCCGCACATGAAGCGGATCACGCTGAAGAACATTCGCCATGCGCTGGAGACCGGCCGGCACGAGGTGACGATCGATCCCGCCATCGCTGTATCAGCCCGGCGTGCTGTCGAAAGGATGCTGGCGATATGAGCCCGGAGATTTCAGCGCTCAACGACCGTCCCGTCATCATCGGCGGCGGCGCCGCCGGATTGATGACGGCGCTGCAGATGGCGCCGGAACCGGTGTTGCTGCTGTCGAAGGCGCCGCTCGGCGCGGAGGCGTCGAGCCTGTGGGCGCAGGGCGGGCTTGCCGCCGCGATGGGCGGGGATGACGACCCTGCCCTGCATCTGGCCGATACGCTGGCTGCAGGCGCAGGCCTGTGCGACGAAGCCGTCGCTCGCCGAATCGTTCACGCGGCGCCTGCGGCGGTCGACCATCTCGCGAGGCTTGGCGTCGCCTTCGACCGGCGGCCCGATGGCGGCTGGCGGCTCGGCTTGGAGGCCGCACACAGCCGCAACCGGATCGTGCACGCCACCGGCGACGGCACGGGCCGCGAGATCATGCGCGCGCTGATCGCAGCGGTGCGCCGCTGTCCATCGATTACTCTGCTGGAAGGTGTCGAAGCGCGGAGCCTGATCGTCGAGGACAATGCCGTCAAGGGCGTTCTCGCCGTGAACGCGCAGGGTCCGCTCGTGATCGATACCGGCCGCGTGGTGATCGCGACAGGCGGCATTGGCGGGCTGTTTTTGGACAGCACCAATCCCGCCGGTTGCTTTGGCCAGGGGCTGGCGCTGGCGGCACGCGCGGGCGCAAAACTCTCCGATATCGAGTTCATCCAGTTTCACCCGACCGCCTTCGACGGGCCGTCGCGCCCGATGCCGCTGGTCACCGAAGCCGTGCGTGGCGATGGCGCAATCCTGATCGACGACACCGGGCAACGTTTCATGGCGGACCAGCCCGGCGCCGAACTTGCGCCCCGCGATATCGTCGCGCGTGCGGTCTGGCGCCGCCGCGCCGAAGGCCATCGCGTGTTCCTCGATGCGCGGAAACATCCGGGAGCGGAATTTGCAAAACGCTATCCCGTCATTTCCGCCTTCTGCAAAATGGCCGGGATCGATCCCGCGACCGATCCGATACCGGTCCGGCCGGCGGTGCACTACCACATGGGCGGGATATCGGTGGATATCGAAGGCCGCAGCAGCGTGAACGGGCTTTGGGCGTGCGGCGAGGTCAGCCGCACCGGGCTGCATGGCGCCAACCGGCTCGCCAGCAATTCGCTGATGGAAGCGATCGTCTGTGCGCAATGGGTCGCGCGGAGCGTCCAGGGCGCGAGCCGCGGTCCGCTGAAAACGCGCGCGGGCAATGCGCTTGCGCCCGCATCCGACCCTTCGGCCGTGCGGGCGATCCTGTCGCAAGGCCTCGGCGTGCTCCGCGACCGGCACGGCATCGAACGCGCGATCCGCGGCCTCTATCCGCTCGCCCGCGGCCACGGCGCGGCAACCGATCCCGCGCTGGTGGGACTGATGATCGCCGTCGCCGCCTGGCGGCGCGAGGAAAGCCGCGGCGGGCACTATCGAAGCGACTTCCCCGACGCCCTGCCGGCGGCCGTGCCTTCATCCATCTCGCTTGCAGACGCAGTCGGCACCGCCCGCGACGTCGTTGAAACCGGATCTCTGTCTGTTGGGAGTGCCCAGCCGTGACGCTTACGCCGCTTCTGCCCCTCATGTACGAGCCGCTGGTTCGAACCGCCCTGCTCGAAGACCTCGGACGCGCCGGCGACATCACGGCGGATGCGATCGTCCCGGCCGACAGGAACGCCTCGCTGGTGCTGCGCGCGCGCCAGCCCGGTGTCGTCGCCGGGCTCGACATCGCGCGCTGTGCATTTCAGCTCGTCAATCCTGCCATCCGGCTCATCGCCGAGCGGCCCGATAGCAGCGTCGTCACGCCGGGAGATGTGATCGCGACCATCGAAGGGCCGGCGCGCGGGTTGTTGACCGGCGAACGGACCGCACTGAACTTCCTCTGCCATCTCAGCGGCGTGGCCACCGCGACGGCCTCGCTGGTGTCGGCAGCACAAGGCACCAAGGCGCGCATCGTCTGCACCCGCAAGACCACGCCCGGATTGCGCACGCTGGAAAAATACGCGGTCCGTGCCGGCGGCGGCAGCAATCACCGTTTTGGCCTCGACGACGCCATTCTGATCAAGGACAACCACATCGCGCTATCAGGCGATGTCAGAACCGCGATCGAGCGCGCAAAAGCGCATGCCGGCCATCTCGTCAAGATCGAGATCGAGGTCGACACGCTGGCCCAGCTTGAACAGGTTCTCGCGATCGGCGTGGATGCCGTCCTGCTTGACAACATGACGCTCGAGCAACTGCGGCAGGCGGTGGCGATGACCGGCGACCGGGCAATCACGGAAGCTTCCGGCCGCATCACGGCCGAGACCGCCAAAGCGATCGCCGCGACCGGCGTCGACCTGATTTCAGCCGGCTGGCTGACCCACAGCTCCGCCGCGCTCGATATCGGGCTCGATTATCTCGGACTTAATCGGCAGGTAGCGTAGCGCGACGAGCTACTCAGCCGCGCGCATGGTGGCCTTGTTTGCGGCCTTGTCCTCGCGCATCAGGCGGTTGTTGCGCTGGACCACCGAATAGGTCGCCAGCGCAAACAGGATCACCAGGCCCTGGATCGAGAGCGCTTCCATCGATGGATTGAGGCCGATCGCGCTCAGGAAGGCCGAGCCCTTGACCTCGGTGACGGTGATGATCGCCTGTTCCTGGAACTCCTGCACCGCCTCGCCGATGAACTTGATCGCCATCACGAACAGGAACGCCGAGGTGATGATGAACAGCGGCCGCAGCGGCAGCTTTCGCGCAATCAGGTTGATGAAATAAAACAGCACGGCCAGCCCGAGCGTCGCCGCGGCAAGTCCGGCAAACAGCCCCGCGCTCCAGCCGCCTTCGGTCTTGGCGAGCGCATTGATGAACAGAACGGTCTCCGCGCCCTCGCGAAAGACCGCAAAGAACGCCAGCGCGCCGACCGCCCATATCGTATCCTGCGACAGGGCCTGATCGGCCTTGTGCGCGAGATATTCCTGCCAGCCGCGCGGATCCTGCTTCACCATCAACCAGCCGCTGACGTAGAGCATCAGGGCGGCGGCAAGCAGAATGATAATGCCTTCCAGGATGTCGCTGTGATCGCCCGAGTTCAGCACCGCAAACAACCAGGCCGCAACGAAGCTGGCCGCAACGGCGACGAGCGCGCCGGCATACAGCGCCTGAATGCGATGACCGGCGCCAGCCTTGGTCAGATAGCCCGCAAGCGCTGCGATCACGAGCATGGCTTCGAGCCCCTCGCGGAGCAGGATGACGGCGGCCTGGATGAATGCTGAGGACATGAGACGAGACCTGTTTTTGTTTCGTTTTATCGTCCAAACCATCCAAGTAAAGCGGTGCGGCCTCACACAAACGCGTCAAGGCCGTCGCACAGCAAGAACCCCCTGCAAATCGGGCACTTCCCGGAATGCCGGCAGATTAGAATTGCTCAATTTCAGCCGGGTTGGCCGAGCGGCAGAACCAGTTTCTGCCGGTCGTGTCCGACGCGGCGTGCAACCAGGCGTTCGGTCTGCAAGACCGCAAGCGTCAGCACCACGATCGCGACAGCCTGATGCGCCAGCGCCAGATCGATCGGCACCTGGTGCAGCAGCGTGAGGATGCCGAGCGCGGCCTGCAGCGTGATCGCGGCCACCAGCGACCACGCGCCGCCGATAACGGCAGCACCGGCTCGCGACCGCATGGCGTCGATGGCGTGAAGCACCGCCAGGATCAGTAGCGCATAGGCGGTCATGCGGTGCTCGAACTGCACGGTGAGCGTGTTGTCGAACAGATTGCGCCACCATGGCTCCTCGAACCACAGCCGCGCCGCCGACGGAATGAAGGCACCGTCGATCTCGGGCCAGGTGTTGTACACCCTGCCCGCCCGCAGCCCCGCGACCAGCGCGCCGAAATAAAGCTGGACGAAAGTCAGGGCGAGCAAAGCCACCCCGGATACCTTCAGCCACAACGGGACAACGGGATGCGGACGCGCGGTCATCCGCCGCAGCGTCCAGACGATTGAGGCAAAAATGATCAAGGCCAGCACCAGATGCGTCGCCAGCCGATACTGGGAGACCTCGGTCCGTTGCGTGAGGCCCGACGCGACCATCCACCAGCCGACCCCACCCTGCAGCGCGCCGAGGGCAAAGATCACCCACAGCCGCCGTTTCAGCTCCGCGCCCAGCGCGCCACGCCACAGGAAGTACAGGAACGGCAGCAGATAGACCGCGCCGATCACGCGCCCGAGCAGGCGGTGGCTCCATTCCCACCAGAAGATGGTCTTGAACTCCGCAAGGCTCATGCCGGCATTGAGTTCGCGGTATTGCGGGATGGCCTTGTAGCCCTCGAACGCCTGCACCCACTGCGCCTCGTTGAGCGGCGGCAGCGTGCCGGTCACCGGCTTCCACTCGACGATCGACAATCCGGATTCCGTCAGCCGCGTGGCGCCGCCGACCAGCACCATGACCGCGATCAGCGCGGCGACCACGATCAGCCACCATCTGACGGCGCCTGGATGCGGAGCCTGCTGTGCGGAACTACCGGTCATAAAACCCGTCTTGAAATCAGTCTTGGCCCGCCTTAAAGGCGCGCTTGATTGAAGTGGCGCGCCCCTTATAGTCCGCCCCTTCCCGCGCGCAACCCGCCACGAGCCTGACATATCCGCCATGACCATACGCACCCGCAAATTCTTCGGAACCATCGCACTTCTGGTGCTGGTCGTGGTGTGGTCGCTCTTGGGAATGACCATCGCCCAGACGCCATGGCTGGCCAATTCAGGCCTGCTGCAGGCGATCTTCTATGTCGTGGCGGGGCTTGGATGGGTGCTGCCGGCGATGCCGATCATCAGCTGGATGTCGCGGCCGGACCGGGCCGCTTAGGGCGTGTGCTCATAGAACGAGAGATGTCCGCTTTTGAAGGAAGGCTAAAGCAGACATGCGCTTGTCACTCGGGAATTTCGCCTCATGTGACCCATTTCGGACCTTGGGCGTAGCCGGACATCGACCCACAATCGTGCTATATAACCATTCGATTTCCCCAGTACGGGGGACCATCTTGAGCAGCGAGCACGTAGAGCGGCGACTGGCGGCTATTCTGGCGGCGGATGTCGCGGGCTCTTGCCGCTTGATAGGGATCGACGAAGAAGGCACGCTGGCGCGACTGAAAGCGCTTAGAAGGACGCTTTTCGATCCCAAAATCGCGCAGCATCACGGTCGTGTCGTCAAGAATACCGGGGACGGCGCTATCGCCGAGTTCGCCAGCGTGGTCGACGCAGTCCGATGTGCCGACGAAATTCAACGCGGCATGGCCGAACAAAATATCGACGTGCCGCAGGACAAGCGGATCGAGCTCCGCATCGGCATTCACGTCGGTGATATCATTATCGAAGAGAACGATATCTTTGGTGACGGGGTCAATATTGCAGTGCGTCTCGAAGGGATTGCAGAGCCGGGCGGTATCAGCATCTCGGACGACGCCCGTCGGCAAATTCGTGGCAAGGTAGATGTAACGTTTGAGGATTTGGGTTCGCAATCCTTGAAGAATATCGCCGAACCGATGCGGGTCTGGCGCGTCCCATACGGTCGCGCCGTGCCAGCCGTGCCGAACCGCTGGCCTGTTGATGAGACCCTTGCTCTGCCCAATAAACCCTCGATCGCAGTTCTCCCCTTCACCAACCTGAACTCCGATCCGGAACAGGAATATTTCGCGGACGGGATGGTAGATGACATCATCACAGCGCTGTCGCATTTCAAGGCGCTGTTCGTCATCGCCCGCAACTCGAGCTTCACCTACAAGGGGCGCGCCGTCGACGTGAAGCAGGTCGGGCGCGAGCTTGGGGTGCGCTACGTGTTGGAAGGGAGCGTCCGCAAAGCGGCAAACCGAGTCCGCATCACGGGACAGCTTGTCGATACCGCCACCGGGGCACATCTTTGGGCAGAACGGTTTGATGGTGGGCTCGGCGACGTCTTCGATCTGCAGGACCAGGTGACCGAGAGCGTTGTCGGGGCGATCGCGCCCGCGGTGGAAAAAGCCGAGATCGAGCGTGCCAAGCGCAAG
This window harbors:
- the nadA gene encoding quinolinate synthase NadA yields the protein MASLSSTALARSAKLYDRVKRVIPPPEWAVFAEDVDAILELKRSRNAVVLAHNYQTPEIFHGVADIVGDSLLLAREATKVDADIIVLAGVHFMAETAKLLNPEKTVLIPDLAAGCSLADSITAQDVRLMRQRYPGVPVVTYVNTSSAVKAESDICCTSGNALKVVESLGVERVIMLPDEYLAQNIATQTNVKIIAWKGHCEVHELFTASDVQQLRENHPDVTILAHPECPPEVVAEADFSGSTAAMSDFVGKQRPPRVVLLTECSMSDNVSVLHPDVEFIRPCNLCPHMKRITLKNIRHALETGRHEVTIDPAIAVSARRAVERMLAI
- a CDS encoding L-aspartate oxidase, encoding MSPEISALNDRPVIIGGGAAGLMTALQMAPEPVLLLSKAPLGAEASSLWAQGGLAAAMGGDDDPALHLADTLAAGAGLCDEAVARRIVHAAPAAVDHLARLGVAFDRRPDGGWRLGLEAAHSRNRIVHATGDGTGREIMRALIAAVRRCPSITLLEGVEARSLIVEDNAVKGVLAVNAQGPLVIDTGRVVIATGGIGGLFLDSTNPAGCFGQGLALAARAGAKLSDIEFIQFHPTAFDGPSRPMPLVTEAVRGDGAILIDDTGQRFMADQPGAELAPRDIVARAVWRRRAEGHRVFLDARKHPGAEFAKRYPVISAFCKMAGIDPATDPIPVRPAVHYHMGGISVDIEGRSSVNGLWACGEVSRTGLHGANRLASNSLMEAIVCAQWVARSVQGASRGPLKTRAGNALAPASDPSAVRAILSQGLGVLRDRHGIERAIRGLYPLARGHGAATDPALVGLMIAVAAWRREESRGGHYRSDFPDALPAAVPSSISLADAVGTARDVVETGSLSVGSAQP
- the nadC gene encoding carboxylating nicotinate-nucleotide diphosphorylase, producing MTLTPLLPLMYEPLVRTALLEDLGRAGDITADAIVPADRNASLVLRARQPGVVAGLDIARCAFQLVNPAIRLIAERPDSSVVTPGDVIATIEGPARGLLTGERTALNFLCHLSGVATATASLVSAAQGTKARIVCTRKTTPGLRTLEKYAVRAGGGSNHRFGLDDAILIKDNHIALSGDVRTAIERAKAHAGHLVKIEIEVDTLAQLEQVLAIGVDAVLLDNMTLEQLRQAVAMTGDRAITEASGRITAETAKAIAATGVDLISAGWLTHSSAALDIGLDYLGLNRQVA
- a CDS encoding FTR1 family iron permease, which translates into the protein MSSAFIQAAVILLREGLEAMLVIAALAGYLTKAGAGHRIQALYAGALVAVAASFVAAWLFAVLNSGDHSDILEGIIILLAAALMLYVSGWLMVKQDPRGWQEYLAHKADQALSQDTIWAVGALAFFAVFREGAETVLFINALAKTEGGWSAGLFAGLAAATLGLAVLFYFINLIARKLPLRPLFIITSAFLFVMAIKFIGEAVQEFQEQAIITVTEVKGSAFLSAIGLNPSMEALSIQGLVILFALATYSVVQRNNRLMREDKAANKATMRAAE
- a CDS encoding COX15/CtaA family protein produces the protein MTGSSAQQAPHPGAVRWWLIVVAALIAVMVLVGGATRLTESGLSIVEWKPVTGTLPPLNEAQWVQAFEGYKAIPQYRELNAGMSLAEFKTIFWWEWSHRLLGRVIGAVYLLPFLYFLWRGALGAELKRRLWVIFALGALQGGVGWWMVASGLTQRTEVSQYRLATHLVLALIIFASIVWTLRRMTARPHPVVPLWLKVSGVALLALTFVQLYFGALVAGLRAGRVYNTWPEIDGAFIPSAARLWFEEPWWRNLFDNTLTVQFEHRMTAYALLILAVLHAIDAMRSRAGAAVIGGAWSLVAAITLQAALGILTLLHQVPIDLALAHQAVAIVVLTLAVLQTERLVARRVGHDRQKLVLPLGQPG
- a CDS encoding DUF2842 domain-containing protein, encoding MTIRTRKFFGTIALLVLVVVWSLLGMTIAQTPWLANSGLLQAIFYVVAGLGWVLPAMPIISWMSRPDRAA
- a CDS encoding adenylate/guanylate cyclase domain-containing protein, which encodes MSSEHVERRLAAILAADVAGSCRLIGIDEEGTLARLKALRRTLFDPKIAQHHGRVVKNTGDGAIAEFASVVDAVRCADEIQRGMAEQNIDVPQDKRIELRIGIHVGDIIIEENDIFGDGVNIAVRLEGIAEPGGISISDDARRQIRGKVDVTFEDLGSQSLKNIAEPMRVWRVPYGRAVPAVPNRWPVDETLALPNKPSIAVLPFTNLNSDPEQEYFADGMVDDIITALSHFKALFVIARNSSFTYKGRAVDVKQVGRELGVRYVLEGSVRKAANRVRITGQLVDTATGAHLWAERFDGGLGDVFDLQDQVTESVVGAIAPAVEKAEIERAKRKPTESLDAYTLYLRGLARFYQSANRQANDEALRLFNRAIELDPDFASAYGRAALCYVIAKTNGWFSDTANEIAEVKRLAQRAVELGKDDAIALAASGWALAFVVRDLEAGAGLIDRALVLNSNSAEAWFCGGWVKTFLGEQEPAIGRFARAMRLSPLDPRVSGMRAGTAFAHFLLGRYDEAASWAAMVLQDNPDHQPGLRVAAASNAMAGRPEQAHQAMARLRQLNPALRVSTLKAVLGPWPADDVARYEEGLRQAGLPE